A stretch of the Medicago truncatula cultivar Jemalong A17 chromosome 5, MtrunA17r5.0-ANR, whole genome shotgun sequence genome encodes the following:
- the LOC11436187 gene encoding protein phosphatase methylesterase 1 — translation MDSSHMTSLPEDITDDQPPQPASVFASVPQRPPTKSSSEKYAPLDWSVYFDKEDDVAIPESNDVFHVYMAGTEGPVVFCLHGGGYSGLSFAVSTGIIKEKARVVAMDLRGHGQSVTDNDFDLSVETMCNDVLAVIKELYGDSPPAIILVGHSMGGSIAVHIAARKSLSTLAGLIVVDVVEGTAMASLIHMQQILSNRMQHFSSIEKAIEWSVRAGTLRNIDSARVSVPTTIKYDDSKKCYVYRTELEKTEQYWKGWYEGLSDKFLSSPVPKLLLLAGTDRLDRSLTIGQMQGKFQMIVVRHTGHAIQEDVPDEFATLVVNFIARNQIGPNGVVIPGLPKPAFSKP, via the exons ATGGATTCTTCTCACATGACGTCACTTCCCGAAGACATCACCGACGATCAACCACCACAACCCGCTTCCGTTTTCGCTTCTGTTCCTCAACGCCCTCCAACTAA GAGTTCTTCGGAGAAATACGCACCGTTAGATTGGTCTGTGTACTTTGATAAAGAAGATGATGTTGCTATTCCGGAATCAAATGAT GTTTTTCATGTTTACATGGCAGGAACTGAGGGTCCTGTTGTATTTTGTTTACACGGTGGTGGTTATTCTGG GCTTTCATTTGCTGTGTCAACGGGTATAATTAAGGAGAAAGCTAGGGTGGTTGCGATGGACTTGAGAGGTCATGGACAATCAGTGACAGATAATGATTTTGACTTATCTGTTGAG ACCATGTGCAATGATGTATTGGCTGTTATAAAGGAATTATATGGCGATTCTCCTCCAGCAATTATCCTCGTTGGTCACAG CATGGGGGGGTCGATTGCTGTGCATATTGCTGCAAGGAAATCATTGTCAACCTTGGCTGGGTTGATTGTTGTGGATGTTGTAGAG GGAACAGCAATGGCTTCACTAATTCATATGCAGCAAATCCTCTCAAATAGGATGCAACATTTTTCAAGCATTGAAAAAGCC ATTGAATGGAGTGTGAGGGCTGGCACTTTAAGAAATATCGATTCTGCTCGCGTATCAGTCCCCACCACCATAAAATATGATGATTCGAAGAAATG TTATGTTTATCGAACAGAGCTGGAAAAGACCGAACAATATTGGAAAGGCTG GTATGAAGGCCTCTCAGATAAATTTTTGTCATCCCCTGTTCCGAAGCTGTTGTTACTAGCAGGAACAGATAGATTGGACAG GTCTCTCACAATTGGTCAAATGCAAGGGAAGTTTCAGATGATAGTAGTCAGACACACAGGGCATGCTATTCAG GAAGATGTACCTGATGAATTTGCAACTCTTGTTGTTAACTTTATTGCTCGTAACCAAATAGGCCCTAATGGAGTCGTG
- the LOC11436186 gene encoding peroxisomal and mitochondrial division factor 2, whose product MGDDKGSSEKIMAVLECERGELETENIKNNEEIEKMKTEIEKLRKNSDSTAELEKEAARLRREVVESKVEIEKLRKIIDEKENKIEIVEKEGKELKQENVEMEMKVRELERRIGVIEMKEVEENSKRVRIEEEMKEKIYEKEMEVEELKSMLMGKKVEEEKWLKDKRVLEKKFGVFEFSLMNMKDIIGFELLNWPVLAAGSAGSIAMVVVLMRFFFGKRR is encoded by the coding sequence ATGGGGGATGACAAGGGATCGAGTGAGAAAATAATGGCGGTTTTGGAATGTGAACGTGGTGAGCTAGAAACAGAGAACATAAAGAATAACGAAGAGATTGAGAAAATGAAGACGGAGATTGAGAAGCTACGCAAGAATTCTGATTCAACGGCGGAGTTGGAGAAGGAGGCGGCGAGGCTCCGAAGAGAAGTGGTTGAATCAAAAGTTGAGATAGAGAAACTGAGAAAGATAATagatgaaaaggaaaataagatTGAGATAGTTGAGAAAGAAGGGAAAGAGTTGAAGCAAGAGAATGTGGAGATGGAAATGAAAGTTAGGGAATTGGAAAGGAGAATTGGTGTTATTGAGATGAAAGAGGTTGAGGAGAATAGTAAGAGGGTTAGGATTGAGGAAGAGATGAAGGAAAAGATTTATGAGAAAGAGATGGAGGTTGAGGAATTAAAGAGTATGTTGATGGGGAAGAAGGTGGAGGAGGAAAAGTGGTTGAAAGATAAGAGGGTTTTGGAAAAGAAATTTGGGGTTTTCGAATTTagtttgatgaatatgaagGATATTATAGGGTTTGAGTTGTTGAATTGGCCAGTTCTGGCAGCTGGTTCTGCAGGTAGTATTGCTATGGTTGTTGTCCTTATGCGTTTCTTCTTTGGAAAAAGAAGATGA